In Candidatus Cohnella colombiensis, one DNA window encodes the following:
- a CDS encoding LacI family DNA-binding transcriptional regulator, giving the protein MVTIYDIAAKAGVSAMTVSRVINNTGKISDKTRMKVRRMMDELGYVPNHMARSLVLQQSNMLFLLITDITNPFYTTLARGAEDAANKYGYRLLFGNSDEKIDKELDYLDTILTTRADGVLIAPAGDASLSHLEALRKHRVPFVLLDREVPGMESDIVLGDSKDGARQLVEHLTSRGHQRIAMINGSRQVSSARMRLEGYREAMKLNDLSYQEHHILETTFELQNDLSIIEAWLDQMDPAPTAIVAGNNVLAVEVIRTLSARGLRVPEDMSVVCFDDLGPYSEIDPLLTVVAQQAYQFGYLGMQMLVERIQINKDFIVPWKKIILPANMIIRRSVANLNDGTE; this is encoded by the coding sequence ATGGTCACCATCTACGATATAGCAGCCAAAGCGGGCGTCTCCGCGATGACGGTTTCTCGGGTTATCAATAACACGGGGAAAATCAGCGATAAAACGAGAATGAAGGTTCGCCGGATGATGGACGAGCTTGGCTATGTGCCGAACCATATGGCTCGCAGTCTAGTTCTTCAGCAAAGTAATATGTTATTCCTACTTATAACTGATATTACGAACCCTTTCTATACGACACTTGCCCGTGGTGCTGAAGATGCAGCAAACAAATATGGATATCGGCTATTATTCGGAAATTCGGATGAGAAGATTGATAAAGAACTCGATTACCTCGACACGATCTTAACGACTCGAGCAGATGGAGTGCTTATCGCTCCAGCAGGTGACGCCTCGTTGTCACATCTGGAAGCTTTGCGAAAGCATCGTGTGCCGTTCGTGCTGCTTGATCGTGAAGTTCCTGGCATGGAAAGCGATATTGTGCTTGGGGACAGCAAGGATGGGGCACGGCAGCTTGTCGAGCACCTCACTTCTCGAGGACATCAACGAATTGCGATGATCAATGGCTCTAGACAAGTATCGAGCGCGCGCATGAGGCTTGAAGGCTATCGGGAAGCCATGAAGCTTAATGACTTAAGCTATCAGGAGCACCATATATTAGAGACTACGTTTGAGCTCCAAAATGATCTCAGTATCATTGAAGCATGGCTAGATCAAATGGATCCAGCACCAACAGCGATTGTAGCAGGAAACAACGTTCTTGCTGTTGAAGTCATCCGAACGTTGTCCGCACGCGGTCTGCGAGTTCCCGAAGATATGTCTGTCGTATGCTTTGATGACTTAGGACCTTACTCCGAGATTGACCCTCTCCTCACTGTAGTCGCGCAGCAAGCCTATCAATTCGGGTATCTTGGCATGCAAATGCTCGTGGAGCGAATTCAAATAAATAAAGACTTCATTGTCCCATGGAAGAAAATCATTCTTCCCGCTAACATGATTATTCGCCGCTCTGTTGCAAATTTGAATGACGGAACAGAATAA
- a CDS encoding nitroreductase: MSNLQQIIQGRRSIGKVKSDPVSRVIIEKLIEAAVWAPSHHGTEPWKFIVLTGDGRRVLGQAYADIALSVQEGLTADERTEQQAKEIGKAYRSPVVIVAICSPSDLPRVDRREEFAAVHAAVQNLLLAAHDCGLGAVWRTGAPAYHPIMKSAFNVAQHEEIVGLVYVGYPDMIKSDAKRTAGTAKTQWIEQ; this comes from the coding sequence ATGTCTAACTTACAACAAATCATTCAAGGTCGTCGCAGCATAGGCAAAGTAAAGAGTGATCCTGTTTCGAGGGTCATTATTGAAAAATTGATTGAAGCTGCTGTATGGGCGCCGAGTCATCATGGTACGGAACCTTGGAAATTCATTGTACTAACTGGGGATGGGCGGCGCGTTCTAGGTCAAGCGTATGCAGATATTGCCTTGAGTGTACAAGAGGGTTTGACAGCTGATGAGCGGACGGAGCAACAAGCGAAGGAAATCGGCAAAGCATACCGATCGCCGGTTGTCATCGTTGCGATCTGTTCGCCGTCTGATTTACCACGTGTAGATCGTCGCGAGGAATTTGCCGCTGTACATGCAGCAGTACAAAATCTGCTGCTCGCTGCACACGATTGCGGACTGGGTGCGGTATGGCGTACAGGTGCTCCTGCCTACCATCCTATAATGAAATCAGCCTTTAACGTTGCGCAGCATGAAGAAATTGTCGGTCTCGTCTATGTGGGTTATCCGGATATGATAAAGTCTGACGCTAAGCGTACGGCTGGGACTGCGAAGACGCAGTGGATTGAACAATAA
- a CDS encoding histidine kinase — translation MNSIQKKILSLSAILLFSMAVMWSVLTLYNQKTQERYNDILQRYLQMNEVSERSQLLITTFNNFYQAPSVIGQSDLNVIKGQLNHAKQKIGELRNKDNNFTLTNYMNMVDSLIESVDLSVMFLNQKNNEAAITRFSDAMRLANYIAEMTLTLIDKELKTYDIFYRDIIVQSSALKTLGFLILGLITILLLVFTYWFSLSITRPIQRLSFAARELSRGRFDLKIDVQSNDEIAFLAKTFDQMRGNINNLISEIQTKAQLEIELQESRLLLKESQLRSLQSQINPHFLFNTLDTLSKKAYLEGSEQTSDLIVSVASLLRYNLRHLDRAVTLRDELDVMNKYIEIQRARFTDRLNFHAEVDESCLYVQVPSLTIQPVVENAVIHAIEPAEDGGTIFFRVIAEDDRVIVEIEDNGIGISKEKIDQIVDDNQSPAHSPLIDQQQGHSTGIGMSNVIRRLRLFYNRDDVIEIVSVPGQGTLVKLLLPIRRGDER, via the coding sequence ATGAACAGTATTCAGAAAAAAATATTGTCGTTGTCGGCGATTTTGTTGTTCAGCATGGCGGTCATGTGGAGTGTCTTGACGTTGTACAATCAGAAGACGCAAGAGAGATATAACGATATTCTGCAACGCTACTTGCAGATGAACGAAGTATCTGAACGCAGTCAATTGTTGATTACCACCTTTAACAATTTTTATCAAGCACCAAGTGTAATAGGTCAAAGCGATCTGAATGTAATCAAAGGTCAGCTAAATCACGCAAAACAAAAGATCGGTGAACTGAGAAATAAAGATAATAATTTTACGCTCACCAACTATATGAATATGGTAGATAGTTTAATTGAATCTGTAGATCTATCTGTCATGTTTCTCAATCAGAAAAACAATGAAGCCGCGATTACGCGCTTTTCAGATGCGATGAGACTTGCCAACTATATTGCGGAAATGACCTTAACATTAATCGATAAGGAGCTAAAAACGTACGATATCTTTTATCGTGATATTATTGTTCAATCCTCTGCATTGAAGACGTTAGGCTTTTTAATACTCGGATTGATCACCATCCTACTTCTAGTGTTTACATATTGGTTCTCCCTAAGCATTACGAGACCGATTCAACGGTTAAGCTTTGCTGCGCGGGAGTTGTCACGGGGACGCTTTGACCTGAAGATCGATGTGCAATCGAACGATGAGATCGCTTTTCTTGCAAAAACGTTTGATCAGATGCGGGGCAACATTAATAATTTGATTTCCGAGATACAAACGAAAGCACAGCTAGAGATCGAGCTTCAAGAAAGCCGTCTCTTGCTGAAGGAAAGTCAACTTCGTAGCTTGCAAAGTCAGATCAACCCACATTTTTTATTTAACACACTGGATACGCTCTCGAAGAAAGCTTACTTGGAAGGCTCAGAACAGACAAGTGACTTGATTGTGAGTGTAGCAAGTTTATTGCGATATAATCTAAGGCATCTTGATCGAGCGGTCACCTTACGAGATGAGCTAGATGTCATGAATAAATATATTGAAATTCAAAGAGCTAGATTTACAGATAGATTAAACTTCCATGCGGAAGTCGATGAGTCGTGTTTATATGTCCAGGTACCGAGCTTAACGATACAACCCGTCGTTGAAAATGCGGTCATTCATGCTATCGAGCCTGCTGAGGATGGGGGAACGATCTTCTTCAGAGTCATAGCGGAAGATGATCGAGTTATCGTCGAGATTGAAGATAATGGTATTGGCATTTCGAAAGAGAAAATCGATCAAATTGTGGACGACAATCAATCACCTGCACACTCGCCGCTAATAGATCAACAACAAGGGCATTCGACAGGTATAGGAATGAGCAATGTAATTCGTAGACTGAGGTTATTTTATAATCGTGATGACGTGATTGAGATTGTAAGCGTTCCGGGACAGGGAACATTAGTGAAACTGCTGCTACCCATTCGTAGAGGGGATGAACGATAA
- a CDS encoding substrate-binding domain-containing protein, whose amino-acid sequence MMFYLLILTGLVLFYFTCVYLIKVLEVDINKPQSRELPDNSYRLVLITKELDTPFWDKVKYSAIAAGVRNGANVEVWGSYNGNEQEFLKLMEIAIASKVDGIIVQGLDTEEFKQLSMYKATEKGIPIITVANDVPINDSLRKTYVGSNHYEAGQMLARQLILDMGFAGKVIIMASDRQEQYQRERLNGILDVLNHYEHVKTEIIASGNSRERVVQAMNQIMNTQPNIDGFITTTASNASALIQELGKRSQVEPYYIYSFDDSPETLTLLQQGKIDAIISQSPEVMGSESVNLMVQWLNGTQLPLNPYGYYTDVRVMKAVASK is encoded by the coding sequence GTGATGTTTTATTTGTTGATACTCACGGGCTTGGTGCTGTTTTATTTTACGTGCGTCTATTTAATAAAAGTTCTTGAAGTTGATATTAATAAACCCCAATCACGAGAATTGCCAGACAATAGCTACCGACTTGTACTTATTACGAAGGAGCTTGATACTCCATTCTGGGACAAAGTGAAGTATAGCGCGATAGCAGCAGGAGTGCGTAATGGAGCCAACGTTGAGGTATGGGGGAGTTATAACGGGAACGAGCAAGAATTTTTAAAGCTGATGGAGATCGCAATTGCCTCCAAGGTGGATGGGATTATCGTACAAGGATTGGATACAGAAGAATTTAAACAGCTTTCGATGTACAAAGCGACTGAGAAAGGCATCCCGATAATTACAGTTGCGAATGATGTACCGATCAACGACAGTTTGCGCAAAACCTATGTAGGCTCTAATCATTATGAAGCAGGCCAAATGCTCGCTAGACAATTGATTTTGGATATGGGTTTTGCGGGAAAAGTGATAATCATGGCATCGGACAGACAAGAGCAGTACCAACGAGAAAGGTTGAACGGTATTCTTGATGTGCTTAATCATTATGAGCATGTAAAGACCGAAATCATTGCCTCAGGTAATTCAAGAGAGCGTGTCGTGCAAGCGATGAATCAAATTATGAACACACAGCCCAACATCGATGGATTTATTACAACTACAGCCAGCAATGCAAGCGCTCTCATCCAAGAGCTGGGAAAGCGTTCGCAGGTCGAGCCGTACTATATTTATTCTTTCGATGATAGTCCAGAGACTTTAACCTTGCTCCAACAAGGCAAAATTGATGCAATTATCTCACAATCTCCTGAAGTGATGGGGAGTGAGAGTGTAAATTTGATGGTGCAGTGGCTAAATGGAACACAGCTGCCGCTTAATCCATACGGATATTATACCGACGTCCGGGTGATGAAGGCGGTCGCGAGCAAATGA